The genome window GTAGGAGAATGGACTCCACTGGGAGACGGCGGTAAAGGGAGCAGCGTCGCAGAGACGGGGGCAGGAGCAGCAGAACCAGCAAAAGCAGCAAAagcagcagaagcagcagaagcagcagaagcagcagaagcagcagaagcagcagaagcagcagaagcaacagcaacagcagcagcgttaGCACACGGTCCCGCCGGCCTGGTCGTACAAGCGGTGCATCTGCCATCGACTCAGGCCAACGTCGGCTTCCGCATCCCCGTCCGGCGTGGGTCGAGAGAGGCTCAAGCGCTGCGCAGCGTCCAGCGTCCAGCAAGCGTGCAGCAAGTGGCGCTGAACCGCGACCTTGACGCCTTCACGCGCGCCAGAGCAGACTTGTGCAGCCTGCGCAGCCTGCACAGCCAATCGCACCCTCCCAGGCGGCCACTCTTCATTACCGAGATTGGCACCTTTGGCATACCGTTGCTCAAAGTGGAGGCCCTGCATAGTCTGTCCGCCTGTCCGCCGTCTCCAAACTGGCAGGAAAGGCTGCTTGTCGCTGGGTACCTTTCGCTTCATCATGCCGATTGCCACATGACTCCATGACCGTCTGCGGCGCGGCTGCTGGACAACTACGTGACGCTACATTCTAACCAGGAGAGTCgctccagcaccagcaccagctctagcaccagcaccagcaccagcaccaacgTCAGCACCAAcatcagcaccagcaccagcaccagcaccaacgTCAGCACCAAcatcagcaccagcaccagcaccagcactggccactgccactgccactgcctcCGCGTCCTGAGACGTCCTTCGGTGCAGTGCTGACTCGTTAGATTGGCACCGCCAGCAGTGCCAGCGCTGCAGTCCGAGCGCCTCTCCGAACATGACTTCGAGAAGCAGCATGGGTGTCGCCGCGACCGCTGCTCCCGCCCTCGCCAAACTCCACTTGGCCGTCCGTACGTCACCACGCCTTCTCGAACAAGTGGCAACCACACACATCCTGGCCCTTTCATTTCATTCTCGCCGTCGGACGGCCTCCACACGTACACACCACGGCTGAGGAATTTGCTCATGACGACATGCCCAGACGTGAATGTATCTATTCATCAAAACGACTCCGAGCATCCCTTGCCCAGCACAACTCCCCGAACGTGCTACTACCACTTCTCAGCTGCCTGCGGCTCGGAGATTCATCTCGGTTCTACGTACCGTCCTTGCAGACACATACACATCTGCTTgctccccccccccccccaacCACACCTCCCTCTCCTCTCCCCAATCGAGCCCCCGCCAGCCGGATGCAAGCTTCTCCGAACGCCCAGAATGCAGTATATTGGATGAGGGTCCTTTCTACCCAGGCCGCCCTTACCCGTCCTTGTCGCGTGACGTGATGACTGGCTCACTTCGCATAGCGCTTGATCCAGTCCGTTGCATTCTTCTCAAACTCCTTGCGGTTCTCCCTGTACTCGTTGGCAATAGACGGCTCGATGGCATCGTCCGGGTTCGGTTCGATGAGCAGCGTCTGAATGAGGCGAAGCACCGACACAACCTTGTTCGGCGGCTTCCACTCGTCGGGACGCAGCAGGCCCAGGCACATGGAGCCCTTGTCGTCGTTGCTGACGTTGGGGTGGTAGATCTTGGTGCGGAACGAAACCACCGGCGGCTTGAACGGATACTCATTGGGAAATGTGATCTCGAGCTTAAAGTGCCCGCCCTGCGCTGCGTTAGCTTGGCTCGCCTCAAACTGCAACGGCCCTCGTCATGTCCCTCTGCTGTTGCAGACGGTACTTACCGCGTACACGGACTGCTCCGGTCCGTCCATCAGCACCTCCCACTTGGTCATGTTCTGCTCATCGAAGTTGATCTTCATGCCCGACGGCATGTCCGCCATGCACTCGCCGTACTCCTGCGCCTGCGTTAGCATGCTTCTCCCAGCACACCCTCCCTACGCGCAACGTACCTTCatgatcctcttctttgcgcCTGTGCTCATCTTGGCGGTGTGTGTAGGTGTCTGCGCGTGTGCGTGTGGATGGTTGTGGGTGGGTGTGCGTGTGTGTGCGTGTGTCTTCGCAGAGGAGTCACGGTGTTGCTAGAGAAGGTATCGCGGCGCTACAGCTGCAGGGCGGTGACTATGCGTTGTCGAGGGCTCGAGGCAGGCAAAGTGAAAGAAAGCTAGAGAGACACAGACGGAGAGCGCGCGCTTCACTGGTCCACGACGTTGCAGCTTCCACGACGTGCTCCTTTTGATGGGTGATGTTGCGAAAAAGTGGTGGGGAGGTCTAGACACAATGACGCACGTTCTGGTTCACCGTGGTTTGCCGTCACTGACTAACTCCAGACAGACAAAGCTAATCGGCTACATGTGCTGTCAGAAATCGTCGCCTCGAGATACATTGCGTTTACGTTTGCTTTTATGCTTTTTGCTTTTTATCCCTCAAACTCTATTGCCTTTGTGTGGTCGCGCGTGTTTCAGCGCTTGTCCACGTCACACCTACACTCTAGTCTTGACCAAGCCGTCACTTTCTGAATGGGAACACGCTCATAGCGCCGATATCGGGCTTTGCTGGTAGACCTGTCTTTGCAAACGTACGTTTCTCACTACGGAAGCACACTCCAGTCTCTGCACATGGTGACGGTGCTTGCTTCAGATTGTGTACGGTACCAGCTGCCGCTGGGACACTGCACGAGTGAGCGCATTGTTTGAGCACCGCAATGGACAACGGTGCAGGTATATAAACGTGAAAGCATCAAATTTTAGTGCTATACTACGGGATATCTTAGGTTGTCCTTCATCGCTACCAACTCCACATTTTCGCTGGCGCCAGCCATAAACTGTTTTCAAACAGGTTGCTCAGAAAGAAAAGGAAATCGTCATACGCTTTGGTACCATGTACCCCTCTACTGCTTGGGGTCGGCAACAGCAGCGTAGCTGGCATCACCAGCCTGTCCGCTCTTCTCGCTCTTGGTTGTGTCCTTCGCGCAGCCTGAGCAAGCACACTGACCCTCGGGGCAAGGGCACTTGCCGGACACGGAACCGCAGTTGCACTGAGTCTTACCGTCGCCGACCTCGTGAACGTTCGCCTCCTCTACGCTAGGCTTGCCGCCATTCTCAGCCTTGGCACACCCCGAGCAAGCACACTGTCCCTCAGGGCAAGGGCACTTGCCAGACACGGAGCCACAGTTGCACTGGGTCTTGCCATCGCCGACACCATGGACGTCCGCCTCTTCTTTGGTAGGcttgctgccgctgccgctctGGCCCTTCTTCAGGTCAGCCAGGTGACGGGCCTCGTTGTGCACATCCATGACGGTCTTGTTGCCCTGGTCGTAGAAAGCCCTGAGCTTCTGGCCGGTGGGTGTGCCTTGAGCCTTGTCGAAGTAGCTGGTGAGACCAGCCCAA of Ascochyta rabiei chromosome 7, complete sequence contains these proteins:
- a CDS encoding Signal peptidase I, with the protein product MSTGAKKRIMKEYGECMADMPSGMKINFDEQNMTKWEVLMDGPEQSVYAGGHFKLEITFPNEYPFKPPVVSFRTKIYHPNVSNDDKGSMCLGLLRPDEWKPPNKVVSVLRLIQTLLIEPNPDDAIEPSIANEYRENRKEFEKNATDWIKRYAK